One window of the Clostridia bacterium genome contains the following:
- the coaE gene encoding dephospho-CoA kinase (Dephospho-CoA kinase (CoaE) performs the final step in coenzyme A biosynthesis.) — MLKIAITGGIACGKTLASNTLADLGACIIDADIIARNITQKGSIAAQKIRQAFGDDFFDSNGELIRRKFSQYVFQDTQRVKLLNSITHPLIRQEIQRQIDEQKNCSVVFVVIPLLVESGMIDMFDRVWVIIADINSRIKRMMRRDNISIQQAYNILNHQASDEERLKVADLVIHNNGSEQEFVDQIKTEYRKLIHELSML, encoded by the coding sequence ATGTTAAAGATTGCAATTACAGGCGGAATAGCATGTGGAAAAACACTTGCAAGCAATACATTGGCTGATTTAGGCGCTTGTATAATTGACGCCGATATTATTGCGCGTAATATTACCCAAAAAGGCTCAATCGCCGCGCAAAAAATCAGACAGGCTTTTGGCGATGATTTTTTTGATTCAAACGGCGAGCTTATTAGGCGCAAATTTTCGCAATATGTTTTTCAGGATACACAAAGAGTAAAACTTCTTAATTCAATTACTCATCCGTTAATCAGACAAGAAATTCAAAGACAGATAGATGAGCAAAAAAACTGTTCGGTCGTTTTTGTGGTCATACCGCTTTTGGTGGAAAGCGGCATGATAGATATGTTTGACCGCGTATGGGTTATTATCGCCGATATAAATTCACGCATAAAAAGAATGATGCGGCGTGATAATATTAGCATACAGCAGGCATATAATATTTTGAATCATCAGGCAAGCGATGAAGAAAGATTAAAGGTAGCCGATCTGGTGATACATAACAATGGCAGCGAACAGGAATTTGTTGATCAAATAAAGACCGAGTATCGCAAATTAATCCATGAATTGAGTATGCTTTGA
- the polA gene encoding DNA polymerase I — MGNFDFEEKLVLIDGNSLINRAFFALPPLTDSQGNYTHAVYGFTTMLLKAINEYKPRYIGVCFDLAHPTFRHLMYTDYKANRKKMPQDLASQMPMLKDLLKCMNIKTVELKGYEADDLIGTISKKCGVDVIILTGDRDTLQLIDDRTKVYLTKKGLSEVAEIDLVRLKEEYGLTPEQVIDFKALMGDASDNIPGVSGIGEKTALRLINDYKTLDGVYEHLDELTDKLREKLEAGKQSAYLSYELATINREAPYEFALKEFEYAYPFAACIREQFEKLKFKSLLKKDIFEDSVDTEVALNTFPEKKPATLVEIKTEQDMAALDLTKGFSIVWEKDINIAVNTSDEYKIIIADNLLGEGIAFETAVKTLKPFLENPNIIKTLFDYKNMRHYLSKIGIELNGVFDVQLAGYVVDGGMGITIFKKLLNRYDCDENAPAVSLNIIKERLSPDLTRFEHLFYDIEMPLADVLYDMECVGFKLDIGVLNKLNDKYNADLKEITEKIYELAGESFNINSPKQLGDILYNKLNLSPTKNTKTTKAHSTDAEALEKLKGKHEIIDYILRYRTIAKLNSTYVEGLKKVADADGVVHTVFRQALTSTGRLSSIEPNLQNIPVRDEEGREIRRAFVAREGYKLVTADYSQIELRLLAHFSGEPKLIQAYRDNADIHTHTASEVFGVPPEQVTKTMRRDAKAVNFGIIYGISDFGLAKNLNIPVSQAHKYIEKYFANYPRVKEYMNQCVQSAKKSGEVVLASGRVRKIAELNSPNRTVRAFGERAAMNMPLQGTAADLIKIAMINVAREFKRQNLKSRLILQVHDELIVESKIEEVDKVVEILKYEMENAMKFDVPLLVEVGIGDNWYEI, encoded by the coding sequence ATGGGAAATTTTGACTTTGAAGAAAAATTAGTTTTAATTGACGGCAACAGCCTTATCAACCGTGCATTTTTTGCGTTGCCGCCGCTTACCGATTCACAGGGCAATTATACGCATGCGGTTTATGGCTTTACCACTATGCTGCTAAAAGCCATTAATGAATATAAGCCTAGATATATCGGCGTGTGCTTTGACCTGGCGCATCCGACATTCAGGCATTTAATGTACACCGATTACAAAGCTAACAGAAAAAAGATGCCGCAGGACCTTGCGTCTCAAATGCCCATGCTAAAAGACCTTCTTAAATGCATGAATATAAAAACAGTTGAGCTAAAGGGCTATGAAGCGGACGACCTTATAGGCACAATCTCAAAAAAGTGCGGCGTTGATGTAATCATACTTACAGGCGACAGAGATACTTTACAGTTAATAGACGATAGAACCAAAGTATATCTTACAAAAAAAGGTTTATCCGAAGTCGCCGAAATTGACCTTGTCCGCCTAAAAGAAGAATACGGTCTGACGCCAGAACAAGTGATTGATTTTAAGGCGTTGATGGGAGACGCTTCGGATAATATTCCGGGTGTCAGCGGTATAGGCGAAAAAACTGCGTTAAGACTTATTAATGATTATAAGACATTGGACGGCGTCTATGAACATCTGGACGAGCTTACTGATAAATTAAGAGAAAAGCTGGAAGCAGGCAAGCAGTCGGCATATCTTTCTTATGAGCTTGCCACTATTAACAGAGAAGCTCCTTATGAGTTCGCCTTAAAAGAATTTGAATATGCTTATCCTTTTGCGGCATGCATAAGAGAACAGTTTGAAAAACTGAAGTTTAAGAGCCTGCTAAAAAAAGATATTTTTGAGGACAGCGTAGATACCGAAGTTGCATTAAACACATTCCCCGAAAAAAAGCCGGCTACCTTGGTAGAAATAAAAACCGAGCAGGATATGGCCGCGCTTGATTTAACTAAGGGATTTTCTATCGTTTGGGAAAAGGATATCAATATCGCAGTTAACACATCTGATGAATACAAAATCATTATCGCAGATAACTTGTTGGGCGAAGGAATAGCCTTTGAAACTGCGGTTAAAACACTGAAGCCTTTTTTAGAAAACCCCAATATTATCAAGACATTGTTTGACTACAAGAACATGCGCCATTATCTAAGCAAAATAGGCATTGAGCTAAACGGCGTGTTTGATGTTCAGCTTGCGGGGTATGTAGTTGACGGCGGCATGGGAATTACAATATTCAAAAAATTACTCAACCGCTATGACTGCGACGAAAATGCGCCAGCAGTTTCGCTTAACATAATAAAAGAGAGATTATCGCCTGATTTAACAAGATTTGAGCATCTGTTTTATGATATAGAAATGCCGCTTGCCGATGTCTTGTATGATATGGAATGCGTAGGATTTAAGCTTGACATCGGCGTTTTAAACAAGCTTAACGACAAGTACAATGCGGATTTAAAAGAAATAACCGAAAAAATTTATGAGCTTGCAGGCGAGAGCTTTAATATCAATTCGCCAAAACAATTGGGCGATATTTTGTATAACAAACTTAACCTTTCGCCCACCAAAAACACCAAGACGACCAAAGCGCATTCTACTGATGCCGAAGCCTTGGAAAAACTAAAAGGCAAGCACGAAATTATAGATTATATTTTGAGATACCGTACAATCGCTAAGCTCAACAGCACTTATGTTGAAGGACTCAAAAAAGTAGCTGATGCGGACGGCGTAGTACATACGGTGTTCCGCCAGGCATTGACTTCGACAGGCAGACTGTCCAGCATAGAACCTAACTTGCAAAACATTCCTGTAAGAGATGAAGAAGGCAGGGAAATCAGGCGCGCGTTTGTGGCAAGAGAGGGCTATAAGCTGGTAACCGCGGATTATTCGCAGATCGAACTAAGATTGCTTGCGCATTTTTCGGGCGAACCTAAATTAATACAGGCATACCGCGACAATGCCGATATTCATACCCATACTGCGTCCGAAGTGTTCGGCGTGCCGCCCGAGCAGGTAACCAAGACAATGAGACGAGATGCCAAGGCGGTCAATTTTGGAATAATTTATGGCATCAGCGATTTTGGACTTGCCAAAAATCTTAATATTCCTGTTTCTCAGGCGCATAAATATATAGAAAAATATTTTGCCAATTATCCTAGGGTAAAAGAATATATGAACCAATGCGTTCAGAGCGCAAAAAAAAGCGGCGAAGTGGTACTAGCTAGCGGAAGAGTGAGAAAAATAGCCGAACTTAATTCGCCTAACCGGACAGTAAGAGCGTTTGGCGAAAGAGCGGCTATGAATATGCCCTTGCAGGGAACGGCGGCGGATCTTATAAAAATAGCTATGATTAATGTTGCGCGAGAATTTAAAAGACAAAATCTAAAAAGCCGCTTGATTTTGCAGGTGCATGACGAATTGATAGTGGAGAGCAAGATAGAAGAAGTTGACAAGGTAGTTGAAATTTTAAAATACGAAATGGAAAATGCAATGAAATTTGACGTTCCGCTTTTGGTAGAGGTGGGCATAGGAGATAATTGGTACGAAATATAA
- a CDS encoding GtrA family protein: MKKSIQKLTELTKKYPRLWEIFKFLVVGGFATIIDMLVMALVIYFINMKVFSYNFLNVIIESSKRKNEIAAYSSILGTGMGFVLGLVFNYIMSVKFVFEQKEYAKTFNGAMLFAVLSIIGFFIHLAGMWVFFEKLKINYWLVKIVITIFVLVFNYVTRKVFVFRDNRKTADNVKAETAEIKTKH; the protein is encoded by the coding sequence TTGAAAAAATCAATTCAAAAATTAACAGAATTGACTAAAAAATATCCGCGCTTATGGGAGATATTTAAGTTTTTGGTTGTGGGCGGATTTGCGACTATAATAGATATGCTTGTAATGGCTTTGGTCATTTATTTTATCAATATGAAAGTCTTTTCATATAACTTTCTTAATGTCATTATTGAAAGCAGCAAAAGAAAAAATGAGATAGCCGCTTACTCATCAATACTAGGAACAGGCATGGGCTTTGTGCTAGGTCTTGTATTTAATTATATAATGAGCGTTAAGTTTGTATTTGAGCAAAAAGAATACGCCAAGACATTTAATGGAGCGATGCTGTTTGCTGTCTTGTCAATAATAGGATTTTTTATACATTTGGCGGGAATGTGGGTATTCTTTGAAAAACTCAAAATCAATTATTGGCTGGTAAAGATAGTTATAACGATTTTTGTGCTAGTATTTAATTATGTTACACGAAAAGTCTTTGTCTTTAGAGATAACCGCAAGACCGCTGATAACGTAAAAGCAGAAACAGCCGAAATTAAAACCAAACATTAA
- a CDS encoding glycosyltransferase family 2 protein, whose product MSVQYSLIIPVYNEEKVLDECYSEVKKTAQKFDGEYEIIFVNDGSKDKSLDILKRFAQEDKTVKVISFSRNFGHQPAVSAGMKEACGQALIILDADLQDPPEVVHEMIKKWKEGYDIVYGKRTKRKGEKPLKKLTAFLYYRFLARITGLNIPKDTGDFRLVSRKAADAIISMPEKNRYLRGMNSWVGFKQAAVLYERNPRFAGETKYTLKKMVKLASDGIISNTNYPLSFILGLGVFFGVLSFLGYIAVLTLQLTKVISNVVYWLFPSLGLGLSITLMALGIIGIYLGRVYDEVKNRPIYIISEKINFD is encoded by the coding sequence ATGAGCGTGCAATATTCTTTAATTATACCTGTATATAACGAAGAAAAAGTTTTGGATGAATGTTATAGTGAGGTAAAAAAGACCGCACAAAAATTTGACGGTGAGTACGAAATAATATTTGTCAATGATGGGAGCAAGGACAAATCTTTAGATATTTTAAAAAGATTTGCTCAAGAAGATAAAACGGTAAAAGTTATATCATTTAGCAGAAACTTTGGACATCAGCCTGCAGTAAGTGCAGGAATGAAAGAAGCTTGCGGACAAGCTCTAATAATTTTGGACGCAGACCTTCAAGATCCTCCCGAAGTTGTACACGAGATGATCAAAAAGTGGAAAGAAGGCTATGATATTGTTTATGGCAAGCGTACAAAAAGAAAAGGCGAAAAGCCGCTAAAAAAACTTACTGCGTTTTTGTATTATAGATTTTTGGCGCGTATTACAGGACTTAATATTCCTAAAGACACAGGGGACTTTAGACTTGTGTCTAGAAAAGCTGCAGATGCAATTATCAGCATGCCTGAAAAAAACAGGTATTTAAGAGGTATGAATTCCTGGGTAGGATTTAAACAAGCTGCAGTTTTATATGAACGCAATCCTAGATTTGCAGGCGAAACCAAATACACTCTTAAAAAAATGGTCAAACTTGCAAGCGACGGCATAATAAGTAATACCAATTATCCTTTGTCATTTATTTTGGGACTTGGAGTATTTTTTGGAGTGCTTTCATTTTTGGGCTATATTGCAGTCCTAACTTTGCAGCTTACCAAAGTGATCTCTAATGTTGTTTATTGGTTGTTCCCGTCTCTTGGACTTGGTTTGTCTATAACTCTTATGGCTTTAGGCATTATAGGAATTTATCTTGGCAGAGTTTATGACGAAGTGAAAAACCGTCCTATTTATATCATTAGTGAAAAAATTAACTTTGATTAA
- a CDS encoding phage holin yields MSNKSVYRSYGFWMSLSAAILLVVKTILNRLGIEIDQPFIEEIISGVLAVLVILGIIAKPKDNQNQEQQNQHELQKEDEIENYQDDQYLIDKTVDKE; encoded by the coding sequence ATGTCCAACAAGAGTGTGTATCGTAGCTATGGCTTTTGGATGAGTCTAAGCGCCGCGATTCTGCTTGTAGTTAAGACTATTCTAAACAGGCTGGGAATAGAGATAGACCAGCCTTTTATAGAGGAAATAATAAGCGGAGTTTTGGCGGTGCTTGTGATTTTGGGAATAATCGCCAAACCCAAAGATAACCAAAATCAGGAGCAACAAAATCAGCATGAACTCCAAAAAGAAGATGAAATTGAAAATTATCAAGATGATCAGTATTTGATTGATAAAACAGTAGATAAAGAATAA
- a CDS encoding DUF6044 family protein — MNDIDSQPKKSIDLYRLFLFIGLGLIVLYYIPYLAAGENSHIRIFDNLDSEILFYKLSGKYLLSFNGNMPEIMDGLSVGSVNVFSPIQTLIYMVLPTFWAYIFNDFFVKITGFLGLYFLLNRIIQKEYCYISFFASLIFALLPVFSVYGLSIYGQPILVLAVWNLYKNQKKAISYLLIAFFGVSSSLILTGYYLLVYFGILALVVTIKKGFKNTYHLWIGLALLTGIYVLTNIKMIYMTLFDNYVSMRIERIERSLIFMNRLTSTNFFEEVFVLFFVGQVHAASGQIYSFLVLIPMAIIAIVKDKNNELNQTDKKYLKIVWLLVGYNFLCAIINGLYYTKPVTFIIDHLGVLKGFQFHRMFLSYAVTWAIIFAISLKLLVDWGVFENLIKKLNGLKKPACIVLGVILCVVMSYTVLGVYEFASPDVGYYATINSVFDKDRIKENYPTYKQYVDEELFKIIKDHIGKPQDEYKVVSLGIYPAIASMNGFYTLDGFFQNYPLEYKHEFREIIAGELEKSEHLRQYFDYWGNKCYILSAEIPKIYTVSKNAGKQINDLDINTQKLKEMGCQYIFSALPINNFDELGLTLDGVFERQNSYWKIYLYNID; from the coding sequence ATGAATGATATTGATTCTCAACCAAAAAAGTCTATAGATTTATATCGACTTTTTCTTTTTATTGGATTAGGTCTAATTGTTCTTTATTATATTCCTTACCTAGCAGCGGGGGAAAATTCTCATATTCGTATTTTTGATAATCTGGATTCTGAAATTTTGTTTTATAAGCTCAGCGGAAAATATCTCCTTAGCTTTAACGGCAATATGCCGGAGATTATGGACGGATTGTCAGTAGGTTCTGTTAATGTCTTTTCTCCTATTCAAACGCTGATATATATGGTTCTGCCTACTTTTTGGGCATATATTTTCAATGACTTCTTTGTAAAAATCACAGGTTTTTTGGGATTGTATTTTTTACTTAATCGTATTATTCAAAAGGAGTATTGCTATATCAGCTTTTTTGCAAGTTTGATTTTTGCACTCCTTCCTGTATTTTCTGTATATGGCTTATCTATTTATGGCCAGCCGATTTTGGTTTTGGCAGTATGGAATTTGTACAAAAACCAAAAGAAAGCAATATCATATCTTCTTATAGCGTTTTTTGGAGTATCGTCTTCATTGATCTTGACTGGATATTATCTGCTCGTCTATTTTGGAATTCTTGCTCTTGTAGTTACCATAAAAAAAGGCTTTAAAAACACTTATCATCTTTGGATCGGTCTAGCTTTGTTAACAGGAATATATGTATTGACCAATATCAAGATGATATATATGACATTGTTTGACAACTATGTTTCCATGCGCATCGAACGCATAGAACGTTCGCTTATCTTTATGAACAGGCTTACAAGCACAAACTTCTTTGAAGAAGTGTTTGTCTTGTTTTTTGTAGGACAAGTTCATGCCGCAAGCGGACAAATTTATAGCTTTTTGGTGTTAATACCAATGGCGATAATTGCTATTGTTAAGGATAAAAATAACGAATTAAACCAAACAGACAAAAAATATCTCAAAATAGTTTGGTTGCTGGTTGGATACAACTTTTTGTGCGCAATTATTAACGGATTGTATTATACCAAGCCTGTTACTTTTATAATCGATCATCTTGGAGTTTTGAAAGGTTTTCAATTTCACCGTATGTTTCTAAGCTATGCGGTAACTTGGGCAATAATCTTTGCAATAAGTTTAAAGCTGCTTGTTGATTGGGGAGTATTTGAAAATCTTATAAAAAAGTTAAACGGTCTCAAAAAACCGGCATGCATTGTACTTGGCGTAATTTTGTGTGTTGTAATGTCTTATACCGTTTTGGGCGTATATGAGTTTGCATCTCCTGATGTAGGTTATTATGCCACCATTAATAGTGTTTTTGATAAAGACCGTATTAAAGAAAATTATCCTACTTATAAACAATATGTAGATGAAGAGCTTTTTAAAATAATAAAAGATCATATTGGCAAACCGCAAGACGAATATAAGGTTGTAAGCCTTGGAATTTATCCGGCTATTGCTAGTATGAACGGTTTTTATACCTTGGACGGTTTTTTCCAAAACTATCCTTTGGAGTATAAGCATGAATTTAGAGAGATAATAGCAGGCGAGCTTGAAAAGAGCGAGCATTTAAGACAATATTTTGATTATTGGGGCAATAAGTGCTATATCTTGTCGGCTGAAATACCAAAAATATATACGGTTTCTAAAAATGCAGGCAAGCAAATCAATGATCTTGATATTAATACCCAAAAGCTAAAAGAAATGGGCTGCCAATACATCTTTTCGGCGTTGCCGATCAATAACTTTGATGAGCTTGGTCTAACCTTAGACGGTGTGTTCGAAAGGCAAAACAGTTATTGGAAAATATATCTATACAATATTGATTGA
- a CDS encoding BhlA/UviB family holin-like peptide, whose protein sequence is MWEEVLKMAATNGLWAVLFCVLLVYQLKESKIRESKYQAAIKGLSENLGIVRKIREDVAQIKQSIEKKHNVQKEENNHVQQECVS, encoded by the coding sequence ATGTGGGAAGAAGTTTTGAAAATGGCGGCGACCAACGGGCTTTGGGCGGTTTTGTTTTGCGTTTTACTGGTGTATCAGTTAAAAGAAAGCAAAATCCGCGAAAGCAAGTATCAGGCTGCTATCAAGGGTCTTAGCGAAAATCTAGGTATCGTGCGAAAAATACGCGAAGACGTAGCTCAGATTAAGCAGTCTATAGAGAAAAAGCACAATGTTCAAAAAGAGGAGAATAATCATGTCCAACAAGAGTGTGTATCGTAG
- a CDS encoding SIS domain-containing protein, whose protein sequence is MTIMESEIFQQSDVLKNCLNYNKQTLNDLVKTLKEKNIENVVVAARGSSDNASNYFKYVFESLAGLPVALAAPSINTLYNTKLSLKHSLVIGVSQSGAAEDVMAVINNAKESGAVTVCITNNLESKMAKLADFHLYCNADKERSVAATKTFTSQMYLLANLAAYYAENEEVKAELESVPENLNKIFALKENIAVLSEKYKNMSSLIVLARGTNYAIAQETALKIQETTYINARAYAASDFHHGPFAIVDDKSTVMLIAPKGLSQNDMVEMKDKLLGVDAKVIVMTNDQTIAQGATDTMLLPVEGSDYVMPFYNVVASQLWACYMSVARGLNPDAPRGLKKVTITK, encoded by the coding sequence ATGACAATAATGGAAAGTGAAATTTTTCAACAAAGCGATGTTCTAAAAAACTGTTTGAACTATAATAAACAAACTCTAAATGACCTTGTAAAAACACTAAAAGAAAAAAACATAGAAAATGTTGTTGTTGCAGCAAGAGGCAGCAGCGACAACGCTTCCAATTATTTTAAATATGTTTTTGAAAGTCTGGCTGGTCTGCCTGTTGCTTTGGCAGCGCCTAGCATCAACACATTGTATAACACCAAGCTTTCATTAAAACACAGCCTTGTTATTGGCGTATCTCAAAGCGGTGCGGCTGAAGACGTTATGGCGGTTATCAACAACGCTAAAGAATCAGGCGCTGTTACCGTATGCATAACCAACAACCTAGAATCCAAAATGGCTAAGCTTGCTGATTTTCATCTTTATTGCAACGCAGACAAAGAGCGCAGCGTAGCTGCAACCAAGACATTCACTTCACAGATGTATTTGCTGGCTAATTTAGCAGCGTATTATGCAGAAAACGAAGAAGTAAAAGCAGAATTAGAATCTGTTCCTGAAAACTTAAATAAAATCTTTGCGCTCAAAGAAAATATTGCAGTTTTGAGCGAAAAGTATAAGAATATGAGTTCATTAATAGTGCTGGCTAGAGGCACAAACTATGCCATTGCTCAAGAAACAGCACTAAAGATTCAGGAAACCACATATATTAACGCGCGTGCTTATGCCGCCAGCGATTTTCATCATGGACCTTTTGCTATTGTTGACGACAAATCCACAGTGATGTTAATTGCACCCAAAGGTCTGAGCCAAAACGATATGGTTGAGATGAAAGATAAGCTTTTGGGCGTAGATGCAAAGGTTATTGTAATGACCAATGACCAAACTATCGCGCAAGGTGCTACAGACACAATGCTTTTGCCGGTAGAGGGTTCGGACTATGTAATGCCTTTTTATAATGTAGTAGCTTCTCAATTGTGGGCTTGCTATATGAGCGTTGCACGCGGACTTAATCCAGACGCGCCTAGAGGACTTAAGAAAGTTACGATTACAAAATAA
- a CDS encoding PIG-L family deacetylase, whose product MNREQEIYRPNKREKADNIRLCIAAHQDDVELLAYSAILDCYNNPNEAFSAVVTADGAGSARTGFYKDYTDEQMVQVRMKEQKQAADVGQYLELHLLKYTSKAIKDPNNTDIVNDYVRILTQSRPKIVYTHNLADKHLTHLGVVTKVIKAIRSLDKSIRPQKLYGVEVWRDLDWLDDSKKVLLGCDSHPNLERALLGVFDSQIAGGKRYDLAAEGRRLANATFFESHSVDSFSKLNFALDLTPLIEDDNMDITEYIAGFIDDFKNNVISSLKKII is encoded by the coding sequence ATGAATAGAGAGCAGGAAATATATAGACCTAACAAGCGCGAAAAGGCTGACAATATCAGATTGTGCATAGCAGCGCATCAGGACGATGTCGAGCTTTTGGCTTATAGCGCAATTTTGGATTGCTACAATAATCCAAACGAAGCATTTTCGGCGGTCGTAACCGCTGACGGAGCAGGCAGCGCAAGAACAGGATTTTACAAAGATTATACGGATGAACAGATGGTTCAGGTACGTATGAAAGAACAAAAGCAAGCTGCCGATGTAGGACAATACCTTGAGCTTCATCTTTTGAAATATACCAGCAAAGCTATAAAAGATCCCAACAACACCGATATTGTCAACGATTATGTAAGAATTTTGACCCAATCCCGTCCTAAAATCGTTTATACTCACAACCTTGCCGATAAGCATCTTACGCATTTGGGAGTTGTTACCAAGGTTATAAAAGCTATAAGAAGTCTAGATAAGAGCATAAGACCTCAAAAGCTGTACGGTGTAGAAGTCTGGAGAGATCTAGACTGGCTAGATGACAGCAAAAAGGTTTTGCTGGGCTGCGATTCTCATCCCAATCTAGAAAGAGCCTTGCTTGGAGTATTTGATTCACAGATAGCAGGCGGCAAGAGATATGACTTAGCAGCAGAAGGCAGAAGACTTGCCAACGCTACATTTTTTGAAAGCCACAGCGTTGACTCTTTTAGCAAACTAAATTTTGCTCTTGACCTTACACCATTGATTGAAGACGACAATATGGATATCACCGAATATATTGCAGGCTTTATTGATGATTTTAAAAACAATGTAATAAGCTCATTAAAAAAGATTATTTAG
- a CDS encoding lytic transglycosylase domain-containing protein codes for MKKLISIRIYAIIFLTAVTAMLIAANIYVMISYPLKYKDIIYKHCKNYSLDEAMIFSIIRTESTFNPDAVSNAGAIGLMQLMPATAAMVAQELNIEGFTTNMLYDPDVNIKIGVHFFDSMLKKFKNIYTALAAYNAGEGNVSSWLNNPEYSDDGVTLKYIPFKETQGYIKKIKKNYRVYENRLK; via the coding sequence TTGAAAAAGTTAATTTCAATACGTATTTATGCAATTATTTTTTTGACGGCAGTTACGGCTATGCTGATTGCCGCCAATATTTATGTCATGATTTCTTATCCGCTTAAGTATAAGGATATAATTTATAAACATTGCAAGAATTATAGCCTTGACGAAGCTATGATTTTTTCTATCATAAGAACAGAAAGCACTTTTAATCCTGATGCTGTTAGCAACGCAGGCGCAATAGGGCTTATGCAGCTTATGCCTGCCACTGCGGCTATGGTAGCGCAGGAGTTAAATATTGAAGGCTTTACCACTAATATGTTGTATGATCCCGATGTCAATATAAAAATAGGCGTGCATTTTTTTGACAGTATGCTAAAAAAATTCAAAAACATTTATACCGCGCTTGCAGCATATAACGCAGGCGAGGGCAATGTGTCCTCTTGGCTTAATAACCCAGAATATTCAGATGACGGAGTAACCTTAAAATATATTCCATTTAAAGAAACTCAAGGCTATATTAAGAAAATCAAAAAGAATTACAGAGTATATGAAAATAGATTAAAATAA